From one Candoia aspera isolate rCanAsp1 chromosome 17, rCanAsp1.hap2, whole genome shotgun sequence genomic stretch:
- the LOC134506526 gene encoding methanethiol oxidase-like translates to MKGGRAICPSGISGISSFLNEFLLETTPSAHTLWGQSKAHRSSRRVYKPLQASRRMPGAQVQAEQKEGGEMFKNQRRDAEEEPPKMPSKEGEECCCHGPGYPTPLDAMRGPREKLIYVPCILTGTGTQMPDYLSTVDVDPESPTYCQVIHRLQMPYIDDELHHTGWNACSSCFGDTTKKRNRLVLPCLGSSRIYIVDTGTDPLAPSLFKVIEPREVFCKTNLATLHTSHCLGSGEVMISSIGDVLGNGKGGFVLLDAETWEVKGTWNRPGDEPPQGYDFWYQPRHNVLVSTEWGVPKYFVNGFNPEDLKKDRYGRRLNVWDWTTHCLVQSIDVGEDSTPLEIRFLHNPDAPHGFVGCTLQSSVHHIFKKEDGTWTAEKVIQIPNKVVTGWFLPEMPSFVTDFLISLDDRFIYLSNWLHGDVRQYDITDPHCPRLTGQVFVGGSISKGGVVTVIRDEELDCQPDPFMIQGKRVYGGPQMLQLSLDGKRLYVTNNLYTVWDKQFYPQMVREGSVMLQIDVDTENGGLCVNPDFLVDFGKEPWGPARAHEMRYPGGDCTSDIWV, encoded by the exons atgaagggagggagggccaTCTGTCCCTCTGGGATTTCAGGAATCAGCTCTTTCCTTAATGAGTTCCTTCTGGAGACCACGCCTTCTGCGCACACCCTCTGGGGACAGAGCAAGGCTCACCGCAGCTCTCGCAGAGTATATAAACCACTCCAAGCAAGCCGGAGAATGCCAGGTGCGCAAGTCCAAGCAgagcaaaaggaaggaggagaaatgtTCAAAAACCAAAGAAGAGATGCCGAGGAGGAACCTCCGAAGATGCCAAGCAAAG aaggagaagaatgttGCTGTCACGGCCCAGGATATCCAACCCCGTTGGATGCCATGAGAG GGCCTCGAGAGAAGCTGATCTACGTGCCTTGCATCTTAACTGGCACGGGGACCCAGATGCCCGACTATCTCAGCACCGTGGATGTTGACCCCGAATCTCCCACTTACTGCCAG GTTATTCACCGGCTGCAAATGCCGTACATTGATGATGAGCTTCACCACACGGGCTGGAATGCCTGCAGCAGCTGCTTTGGGGACACCACCAAGAAACGCAACCGGCTGGTCCTTCCGTGCCTCGGCTCTTCGCGGATTTATATTGTGGATACCGGGACTGACCCCCTCGCTCCCAGCCTGTTTAAA GTTATTGAACCCAGAGAGGTCTTCTGTAAAACCAACCTGGCTACGCTGCACACCTCGCACTGCCTGGGCAGCGGAGAAGTCATGATCAGCTCCATAGGGGACGTACTTGGCAATGGAAAAG GTGGATTTGTTCTTCTGGATGCGGAAACCTGGGAAGTCAAGGGCACCTGGAACCGCCCCGGGGACGAGCCTCCACAAGGATACGACTTCTGGTACCAACCAAGGCATAACGTCTTAGTCAGCACGGAATGGGGAGTCCCCAAATACTTTGTGAATGGGTTCAACCCAGAAGACCTGAAGAAAG ACCGTTATGGCCGCCGCCTGAACGTGTGGGACTGGACCACCCACTGCCTCGTCCAGTCCATCGACGTGGGGGAGGATTCTACCCCCCTGGAGATCCGCTTCCTGCATAACCCAGATGCCCCACACGGCTTTGTGGGCTGCACCCTCCAGAGCTCCGTACACCATATTTTCAAGAAGGAG GACGGGACGTGGACCGCGGAGAAGGTGATCCAGATTCCAAACAAGGTGGTCACCGGGTGGTTCCTTCCCGAAATGCCAT CGTTCGTCACAGACTTCCTCATTTCGCTGGATGACCGTTTCATCTACCTCAGCAATTGGCTCCATGGCGACGTCCGCCAGTACGACATCACCGACCCCCACTGCCCTCGGCTGACGGGGCAG GTGTTCGTGGGAGGCAGCATCTCCAAAGGCGGGGTGGTGACCGTGATTAGGGACGAAGAGCTCGACTGCCAACCAGATCCCTTCATGATCCAG GGAAAGAGAGTGTATGGGGGACCCCAAATGCTGCAGCTCAGCTTGGACGGAAAAAGGCTTTACGTCACCAACAATCTCTACACAGTGTGGGACAAGCAGTTTTATCCACAAATGGTCAG GGAAGGGTCAGTCATGCTCCAGATCGACGTGGACACCGAGAACGGGGGCCTCTGCGTGAACCCAGACTTCCTGGTGGATTTTGGGAAGGAGCCGTGGGGTCCCGCTCGCGCGCACGAAATGCGTTACCCGGGAGGAGACTGTACCTCGGACATCTGGGTCTGA